In the Bacteroides sp. genome, one interval contains:
- a CDS encoding MBL fold metallo-hydrolase, with protein MTITFLGTGTSTGVPVVACNCEVCRSADKRDSRLRTSVMVDVKGQKFIIDCGPDFRYQMIREKVEDISAILFTHGHRDHIAGIDDVRAFNYVLNKTVDIFATQEVINAINKEFPYILTEKRFFGAPQLEFHVIENKPFLINGVNILPVEVLHHKLSVFGFRIGGFTYITDASFISESEKPKAIGSEVLVINALRKSKHISHFSLDEALELIRELKPRKAFITHLSHFIGLHRNIQESLPDNVFLAYDGLKVEIL; from the coding sequence ATGACCATTACTTTTCTTGGAACCGGAACCTCTACAGGTGTCCCTGTGGTCGCCTGCAACTGCGAGGTATGCCGCAGTGCCGACAAGCGCGATTCCAGGCTCAGGACTTCGGTGATGGTAGATGTCAAGGGGCAAAAATTTATTATTGATTGCGGACCTGATTTTCGGTATCAGATGATACGTGAAAAAGTAGAAGATATTTCTGCCATCCTTTTCACCCATGGCCATCGCGACCATATTGCAGGGATTGATGATGTAAGAGCCTTTAATTACGTGTTAAACAAAACCGTCGATATCTTTGCAACACAAGAAGTCATTAACGCCATTAACAAGGAGTTTCCTTATATCCTTACCGAAAAGCGGTTCTTTGGAGCCCCCCAGCTTGAATTCCATGTCATCGAAAACAAACCCTTTTTAATCAACGGCGTAAACATCCTGCCAGTCGAGGTCCTCCACCATAAACTGAGTGTATTTGGGTTCAGGATCGGTGGCTTTACCTATATCACCGATGCCAGTTTTATTTCTGAATCAGAGAAACCTAAAGCCATAGGATCGGAAGTACTGGTGATCAATGCCCTTAGAAAATCAAAACACATTAGCCACTTCTCCCTTGATGAAGCTCTCGAATTGATACGGGAATTGAAACCCCGAAAGGCCTTTATCACCCACCTGAGCCACTTTATCGGACTTCACCGAAATATTCAGGAAAGCCTGCCTGACAACGTTTTCCTTGCTTACGATGGACTTAAAGTTGAAATACTTTAA
- the hydG gene encoding [FeFe] hydrogenase H-cluster radical SAM maturase HydG gives MIYNPEIYRIKDERMKPFIDAEEIWDFINNTRADKQRVREVIQSSLNKKRLSLEETAILLNATDPELIEEIKEGARQLKEKVYGERIVLFAPLYVGDLCTNNCQYCGFRATNKDVKRITLNHDELVNETRALIDQGHKRLILVYGEHPKYSAEFIAETVRTVYSVKHDHGEIRRVNINAAPFDVPGFRIVKDAGIGTFQIFQETYHEPTYAKVHLGGMKRNFEWRLTSLDRAQEAGIDDVGIGALFGLYDWRFEVMALVRHVNHFEAVYNVGPHTISFPRIQNALSLNIDKDHLVTDEEFVRLVSILRLAVPYTGMILTAREPSHIRDQILRFGVSQIDGGTNLEFGGYSKGKKEGEQDLSMEQFQINDTRSLNEIMDELIRTGYIPSFCTACYRLGRTGEHFMEFSVPGFIKRFCSPNAMLTLAEYLEDYAPQETKEAGYQLIDKKIDELAKTTRVDSLKEKLSLIKEGKRDLYF, from the coding sequence ATGATCTACAATCCAGAAATATATCGTATTAAGGATGAGCGGATGAAACCGTTCATAGATGCGGAAGAAATATGGGACTTCATAAACAATACCCGGGCCGACAAGCAACGGGTTCGTGAAGTTATCCAGTCTTCCTTAAATAAGAAACGCCTTTCCCTTGAGGAAACTGCCATTTTGCTAAACGCTACGGACCCTGAACTGATCGAAGAAATCAAGGAAGGGGCTCGTCAGCTGAAGGAAAAGGTCTATGGTGAAAGGATCGTCCTTTTTGCCCCGCTTTATGTAGGTGACTTATGTACCAACAACTGCCAGTACTGCGGGTTTCGGGCCACCAATAAAGATGTTAAACGAATTACCCTTAACCACGATGAGCTGGTCAATGAAACCAGGGCACTGATTGACCAGGGGCATAAGCGGCTCATCCTGGTGTACGGCGAACACCCTAAATATTCTGCCGAATTTATTGCTGAAACCGTTCGCACCGTTTACAGTGTAAAACACGATCACGGCGAGATCAGGCGGGTGAATATCAATGCCGCCCCCTTTGATGTGCCCGGGTTCCGTATCGTCAAGGATGCTGGCATTGGCACCTTTCAGATCTTCCAGGAAACCTATCACGAACCCACCTACGCCAAGGTGCATCTGGGCGGGATGAAACGCAATTTCGAGTGGCGACTCACCTCCCTCGACCGGGCGCAGGAAGCCGGAATTGACGATGTGGGCATTGGAGCCCTCTTCGGCCTTTACGACTGGCGCTTTGAGGTGATGGCACTCGTCAGGCACGTGAATCACTTTGAAGCCGTTTATAATGTCGGGCCACACACCATCTCATTCCCGCGCATTCAAAATGCCCTGTCTTTGAATATCGACAAGGACCATCTGGTAACGGACGAAGAATTCGTTCGCCTGGTGTCTATCCTCAGGCTCGCAGTGCCTTATACCGGAATGATCCTTACAGCCCGCGAGCCCTCGCATATCCGTGACCAGATCCTGCGTTTCGGAGTCTCACAAATCGATGGCGGAACCAATCTTGAATTTGGGGGCTATTCAAAAGGGAAAAAAGAGGGGGAGCAAGACCTCAGCATGGAGCAGTTCCAGATCAATGACACCCGCTCCCTGAACGAGATCATGGATGAGTTGATCCGTACCGGATATATTCCCTCATTTTGTACCGCATGCTACCGCCTTGGCCGCACTGGTGAACACTTTATGGAATTTTCCGTGCCAGGATTTATTAAAAGGTTTTGTTCACCCAATGCCATGCTAACTTTGGCAGAGTACCTTGAGGACTACGCTCCGCAAGAAACAAAAGAGGCCGGTTACCAGCTCATTGACAAAAAAATTGACGAGTTGGCTAAAACCACCAGGGTCGACAGCCTGAAGGAAAAACTCAGCCTTATCAAGGAAGGAAAACGTGATTTATATTTCTAA
- a CDS encoding adenylyltransferase/cytidyltransferase family protein produces MNVYFSTVQAAGKIRNAVVTTGSFDGVHIGHKVIINRLNQIAREIGGESVLITFHPHPRKVLYPEQTDLKLINSQEEKIELLRKSGLQNLIIIPFTLEFSKTSSHDFVSEILIKQLHAKVVVIGHNHHFGHNRQGDFDYLHRLAEELKFGVEEIPLQDIENETVSSTKIRKALFEGNIQRANAYLDHQYIITGNLLGTHGVVSLPAGKAFQMEIQEKEKLVPPQGIYASNLFLENKVLKCATFILGDGQTPPLVISLLLFDALGQDDQKGTLYFYKKVMNIPASVDGGISKEVLAEALERVEDLIY; encoded by the coding sequence GTGGTTACCACCGGCTCTTTTGATGGGGTTCATATTGGCCACAAGGTGATTATTAACCGCCTGAATCAAATTGCCAGGGAGATTGGAGGCGAATCTGTGCTGATAACCTTTCATCCCCATCCACGAAAAGTTCTTTATCCTGAGCAAACTGACCTCAAACTGATCAACTCCCAGGAGGAAAAAATTGAATTGCTCAGAAAGTCTGGCTTACAGAACCTGATCATTATTCCATTTACACTTGAGTTTTCCAAAACTTCTTCCCATGATTTTGTGAGTGAAATTCTGATCAAACAACTTCACGCTAAGGTCGTGGTTATTGGACACAACCATCATTTCGGACATAACCGGCAGGGCGACTTCGACTATCTGCACCGATTGGCTGAAGAACTTAAATTCGGGGTCGAAGAAATCCCCTTGCAGGATATCGAAAATGAAACCGTCAGCTCAACCAAGATCAGGAAAGCACTCTTTGAAGGAAACATCCAGCGAGCAAACGCCTACCTCGACCACCAATATATCATTACAGGTAATTTGTTGGGCACACACGGAGTCGTTTCCCTACCTGCCGGGAAAGCATTTCAAATGGAAATTCAAGAAAAGGAGAAACTGGTTCCGCCCCAGGGAATTTATGCTTCCAATCTTTTCCTGGAAAACAAAGTCCTTAAATGTGCCACTTTTATCCTTGGAGATGGCCAAACACCTCCTTTGGTCATTTCCCTCCTTCTTTTTGATGCCCTTGGCCAGGATGACCAGAAAGGAACCTTATACTTTTATAAAAAAGTAATGAATATCCCTGCTTCTGTTGATGGCGGTATCAGCAAAGAAGTTCTGGCAGAGGCCTTAGAAAGGGTGGAGGACCTGATTTATTGA